The stretch of DNA GGGGAGGCCGGGGAGGCCGGGGAGGCCAAGGAGGCCGGGGCCGCGGAGGAGCCCTTCGCCCAGCAGCCCCGCCCGCTGCCCGAAGACCGGGTGACCACCGCCGACGTGGGCGTCCCGCTCCGTCCCGAACCGGTCCGCGACGGGCACCGCGCCTGGTCCTGGGCGGCCGTGTCCGGCCTGGTCACCGTCGCACTGGCGCTGATGCTCTCGGCGGCGGTGCTGCTCAGCGGCCCGGGCACGGTGGCCGGCGCGGGCCCGCCGCCGATCGGCACCGGCGCACCGGCCACCGCCCAGGCCACCGCGCCCGCCGACCGCGGGGACGCGCCCGGCGAGGCCCCCTCGTCCCGCCCCGGGTCGGAGCCGTCCGCCGCGCCCTCCCCCGGCACCGGCGGTGACGGGGATCCGGCGCCCGGGTCCTCCGGCGCGCCGGGCGAGGCTCCCGCGGACCGGCCGTCCGCGCCGCCGGCCGCTCCGGAGGACCCGGAGCAGCCGGCCCCCGAGCCGTCCCGCACCGCCGACCCCGCTCCCCCGGACCCCGAACCGAGCGGCACCGCCCCGCCCCCCACCGAGGAGCCCCCGAGGTCCGGGCCGGTCTCCCGGTTCCTGGACGGCATCGCCGAGCTCTTCTCCCCCTGAGGTCGCCGGCGGGGTCTCCGGCCGCACCGCCCCACCCGCCCGCGGTGCAGCCCTACCCGCGGCACCGCCCGCCTCGTTGAGCCCGATGACGTTGGGCTCCGGCCCGCCGCCTCTGCCCGGCCCACGAGAGCGCCCCTCCGCCCGGGCGGAAAAGGGGCCGGGGAAAGACGCCCCCTGAGCTCAGTGCAGGCGGGCGCGGGGCCGGGGGCTCGGCTCGGGTGAGCGCGGGGCCGGAGAAGGGCCGGGGCTCCGCGGCGGGCGGAAGACCCCGGTCAACGATCCGAGTCCGGCGCCCCTCCTTCGGAACGGCCCCTGCGGCGGTGCGGCCCCGCCTCCCCTCCGGCCCGTACCGCCCTGGCGGCTGGGGACGGGCCGACCGGAACGGCCGCCCCGCCGCTCCCGCTACCGGCCCTCCGGGGGTCCGTGTCCGAATCACCGATGGGGGTCCTGCCCGCTGCCGGCCCCGCGGCCCTGCACCGGATGCACGGCCAGGACCGGGAAGAGCGGCGGCTCCGGGCCCGGCAGGACGGGCTTCCCCTCCGGCGGGCGGGGTCCGGCGCAACCGGGAACCCCGATCGGCGACCGGGGCAGAGCAGGCCGCCTCTCCGGCGCGGCCCGCGCGCACCGGGCGCGGCACCGGCGCGCAGACGGGGCACGGCGGCCGGAACCACCGGCTGCGCTCCGCCGGCCGGTGCACCCCGGCGCGGAGAGGGCGGCCGACTCCGAACTCGGCGGGAACCGGGCGGCGGGCCTCCGGCTCGTCCGGTGGAGGCGGAGGCCCCTGGACCATCGCGGCGCGGCGGCGGCCGCACGCTCAAAGGGCGGGGCGGCGGGCGCAGCGCCCCTCCGCTGGAACACCGCCGAAGGCGTCCGCCCTCACCGTCCTGGACCTGCGGAAAGGCACCGGACCGCCTCCCTGGGCGCCGGCCCGTCAGAGGGCGGCGCACAGAGCGGCCGGCGGCTCAACCGTCCAGCCGCTCCAGGATCGCGCCGGTGGCCAGGGCGCCGCCGGCGCACATGGTGACCAGGGCGGTCTCTCCGCCTCCGCGCTCCAGTTCGTGCAGGGCGGTGGCGACCAGCCGGGCGCCGCTCGCGCCGACCGGGTGGCCCAGGGCGATCGCGCCGCCGTTGACGTTGACCCGGTCCAGGTCGGGGCGGAGCTCCGTCGCCCAGGAGAGCACCACCGCGGCGAAAGCCTCGTTGATCTCCACCAGGTCGAGGTCGCCCAGCGCCATCCCGGCGGACTCCAGCACTTTCCGGGTCGCCTCGATCGGACCGTCCAGGTGGTAGTGCGGCTCCGCGCCGACCAGGGCCTGGGCGCGCAGCCGGGCCCGGGGGCGCACCCCCAGTCCGGCGGCGCGGGCCCGGCTCATCAGCAGCACAGCCGCGGCGCCGTCGGAGATCTGCGAGCTGGTCCCGGCGGTGTGCAGCCCGCCCGCCGCCACCGGGCGCAGTCCGGCCAGCCCTTCCGCGGTGGTCTCGCGCAGCCCTTCGTCGCGGGCGAGCTCCGGTAGCGCGACGACCTCCCGGTCGAACCGGCCCTGCGCCCAGGCCCGGGCGGCGAGCCGCTGCGAGCGGACGCCCCAGGCGTCCAGGTCGGCCCGGCCCAGCCCGCGCCGGGCGGCGATCCGCTCGGCCGCGGTGAACTGGTCCGGCAGGTCGACCTCCCAGTCCGGCGGCCGGGGGTCGTCCGGGTGGACCGAGCGGCCCAGCGGGACCCGGCTCATCACCTCGACGCCGCAGGCCAGCACGGTGTCCACCGCCCCGGAGGCGATCATCGCGGCGGCCAGGTGCACGGCCTGCTGGCCGGAGCCGCACTGGGCGTCCAGCGTGGTCGCCCCGGTCCGCCAGGGCAGCCCGGCGTAGAGCCAGGCGTGCCGGCCGATGTGGTTGCCCTGCTCGCCGCCCTGGGTGACGCAGCCGGCGAAGACCTGGGCGACCTCGGCGGGGTCGATGCCGGCGCGGTCCAGCACGGCGCGCTGCACCCGGCCGAGCAGTTCGACCGGTTTGACGCCGGCCAGCGCGCCGCGTCGCCTGGCGATGGGGGTGCGGACGGCCTCGACGACGACGGGCTCGGACAACGGGTCGGACATGCCGCCTCCTCCGACGGTGGGGACCCCCGGGAGAAGCAGACTATAACCGGTTCTAGTTCAGGACCAGAGGAACGTTACGTCGTGGTTTCGGTCCACCAGAACCCGTTCAGGAACCGGCGAACAACCGGTCCGCGGCGACGGTCAGCCGGTGCTGGACCTGCTCCACGTCCCGGTGCCCCTTGAGGATCTCCAGCAGCTCGAAGATCCACACGCTGGCCAGCGACCCGACCAGGATGTACTCGGTCCCCTCCCGGTCCGGCTCGGCGCCCTCCGGCTCCGCGCCGCCGAAGGCCACCCGCCACAGCAGGTCGGTGATGCGCTGCCCCAGCTCGGTCTTGACCTCGGCCATGATCAGCGAGCGGACCAGGGCGTCGGCCAGCTCCGGCTCGCGCATCAGCCCCCGGGTGGCGCGCATCAGCACGTCCACGGTGCGCCCGGCCGCCCCCTCGTCGGCCGGCGGGCGGCGGCCGATGCTGGCCTCCAGCAGGTCCAGCTCCTCGGTGACCACCGCGACCACGAGATCCATCTTGGAGGGGAAGTAGCGGTAGAGCGTGCCCAGCGCGACGCCGGCGCGCTCGGCCACCGTGCGCATCTGCATCGCCTCGACCCCGCCGCGCAGCGCGAGGGCGGCGGCGGTCTGCACGATCCGCTTGCGGCGCTGGTTCTGACTCCGCGATCGCATCCCCATCGGCGCCTGGACCGCCACGGTGCCTCCCCCATCCTGCATCGTCCGCCCGTTAAGAGCACTTACAAGAACACGTTATCCAAGGATCGCCCACGAGTTCAGCTCTCGACAACTGTGGAGAAGACCTCATCAAACGATGTTGCAGCGGTATGACCGCCCCTTGGGGATTCCCCTTCCCGGATCGGGCGGCACCTACTAGAATCTGTTCTACTTAGCCGGCCGGGGCGCGACGGCCGGCCACCGGCGAGCACGGGGAGCCGCACATGACGCGCCCGCACACCCTGACCTCCCTACTGGCCGCCCGCGCCCGCGACGACCGCCCCGCCCTGTACTTCGAGGACTCCACCTGGACCTGGCCGGAGTTCACCGAGTCCTGCGAGCGGTACGCCACCGCCTTGCGGAGTCATCCGCAGAGCACCGCCCCGCGGAGCCGTCCCGCCCGGCAGGGCCGCCCGCACGTCGGCGTCCTGCTGGACAACACCCCGGAGATGCTCTTCCTGCTCGGCGGAGCAGCGCTGTCCGGGAGCGTCCTGGTCGCCCTGAACACCACGCGCTCGACCGCCGAACTCGCGCGTGACGCTACAGCTACAGATTGTAATCTTCTGTTGGCCGGCGCCGCTACGGAATCCGCGGCAGCCGAGCTCACCCGGGCCACCGGGCTGCCGCTGCACGACGCCGCCGCCTTCGCCGACCGGGCCCCGGCCGGACCACCGGACCCGGCGGACACCCCTACCGACCCCGCGGCGCTGGTCATGCTGGTGTTCACCTCGGGCACCTCGGGCCGGCCGCGCGCGGTCCGGTTCAGCCACCGCAAGATCACCCTGCCCGGCGCGGCCGTCGCCGCCGACCTGGGGCTGGGCCCTGAGGACACGGTGTACTGCCCGATGCCGCTCTTCCACTCCGGGGCGGTGCTGGCCGCGGTGGCCCCGGCGCTGGCCTCCGGCGCGGCGATCGCGCTGCGCCGCCGGTTCTCCGCCTCCGCCCTCCTCGGCGACGTGCGCCGGTACGGCTGCACCTACCTGCACTACGTCGGCAAGGCCCTGTCCTACGCCGCGGCCACCGAGCCGCACCCCGACGACGCGGACAACCCGCTGCGCGTCGCGTTCGGCAACGAGGCCCCGCCGGAGGCCCGGCGCCGCTTCGCCGAGCGGTTCGGCTGCCGCGTCGTCGACGCCTACGGGTCCAGCGAGAACGCCATCGCCATCCGCCCCTCCCCCGGCGGGCCGCCCGGGGCGCTCGGCCGGCTCCCCCCGGACGTGGCGATCCTCGACCCGGCCACCGGCGCGCCCTGCCCGCCCGGCGCCGTCGGCGAACTGGTCAACACCGCCGGCACCGGCCTGTTCGAGGGCTACTACGGCGACCCTCCGGACGGGTCCGAGAGAGTGCGCGGCGGCCGGTTCCACAGCGGCGACCTGGCATACCAGGACGCCGGCGGCTGGGTGTTCTTCGCCGGCCGGGAGCCCGACCGGCTCCGGGTGGACGGCGAGAACCTCGCGGCCGGACCGATCGAGGAGCTGCTGCGCGGCCACCCGCCGATCGCCGACGCCGCCGTCTACCCGGTGCCCGACCCGCAGGCCGGCGACCGGGTGATGGCCGCGCTGGTGCCGGCCGAGGGCGCCCGGTTCGACCCCGCGGACTTCGCCGCGTTCCTGGCCGGCCGCACCGACCTGGGGGCCAAGTGGGCGCCGCACTACCTGCGGATCGTCCCGGAGCTCCCGATCACCGCCTCGCACAAGGTCCTCAAGCGCCGGCTGAGCGATGAGGGCACCGACTGCGCCGACCCGGTATGGGAGCGGCGCGGAGACCGCTACCTGTTGAGGAGCCGCATGGACTTCGGATTCGACGAGGAGCAGGAGGAGCTGCGCGCCCTGGTCCGCCGGGTGCTCGACGGCGAGGGCGCCGGCGCCTGGGCCGCCATGGCCCGGACCGGGCTGCTGGAGGCGGCCGCCCAGGGGGCGGTGCGCACCGCGATCGTGCTCCGCGAGACCGCCGCCCGCGCCGCCCCGGTGCCCGCCCTGGCCTCGCTCGGCCTGGGCGCGCTGCCGGTCGCCATGCTCGGCACCGCCGAGCAGCGCGCCGCGCTCGCCCCGGTGTTCGCCGGGGAGCACCTGCTGACCGCCGGCTTCACCGGCCCCGCACCGGTGGCCGCGCACCCCGACGGCGACGGCTTCCGGCTGCACGGGGTGCGCGCGCCGGTGCCGGACGCCGGGGCCGCCCGCACCCTGCTCGTCCCGGCCGGCATCGACGGCGGCGGCACCGGGGTCTTCCTGGTCCCCGGGGACGCCGCCGGGCTCACCGCCGCCGGCGAGCGGGTCGGCCTGGACGGCGTGGCGGTGCCCGCCTCGGCCCTGCTCGGCCGGGACGCCACCGGGGAGGCCGCCCGCACCCTGCGGCACTGCGCGCTGGCCGCGCTGGCCGCCACCGCCTCCGGCGCGCTGGCCGCCGCCCTGGAGCTGACCACCGAGCACGTGCGGACCCGGCGCCAGTTCGGCCGGGCCCTGGCCGAACTGCAGGCGGTCACCATGAAGGTCGGCGACGTCTACGTGGCCGGACGCGCCCTGGACGCGGCGCTGTGGGGCGGGGCGTGGCGGCTGGAGCGCGGCGCCGACCCCACCGAGACCGCCTCGGTGCTGGAGTCGGCCGCGCTGCTCGCCACCGAGCAGGCCCTGGACGCCCTCTACACCGCCCAGCACCTGCACGGCGGGCTGGGCGTGGACGCCTCCTACCCGCTGCACCGGCACTTCTCCACCGCGCAGTGGGTCTCCCGGGCCCTCGGCGGACCCGAGCCGCGCCTCGACGCGCTGGGCGCGCTGGCCGCCCAGGACCGGCCCGTGCACACCCTCGCCTGAAGGAGCGGCCGTGTTCATCGACCTCACCGACGCCCAGCGCAAGCTCCGCGACGAGCTGCGCGCCTACTTCTCCACCGTGATGACCGACGCCGAGCGCCGCGACGCCGCCGACCCCGGGGTCTACCGGCGGGTGGTGCGCCGGATGGGCCGGGACGGCATGCTCGGCCTGGGCTGGCCGGCCGAGTACGGCGGCCGCGGCCTGGGCGCCGTGGAGCAGCAGGTCTTCGTCAACGAGGTGACCCGGGCCGAAGTGCCCTTCCCCCTGGTCACCCTGCAGACCGTCGGCCCGGCCCTGCAGCGGCACGGCTCCGAGGAGCTCAAGCGGGAGTTCCTGCCCGGCATCCTCGCCGGGGAGGTGCACTTCGCGATCGGCTACTCCGAGCCGGAGGCCGGCACCGACCTGGCGGCACTGCGCACCTCGGCGGTCCCCGACGGGCACGGCGGCTTCACCGTCAACGGGCAGAAGATCTACACCTCCGGCGCGCACTTCGCCGACCACGTCTGGCTGGCCGCGCGGACCTCTCCGGACGCCCCCCGGCACAAGGGCATCTCGCTGCTCATCGCCGACACCTGCGACCCGGGCTTCTCCTGGACGCCGATCATCACCGCCGACGGCCAGCACCACACCAACGCCACCTACTACTCCGACGTCCGGGTGCCGCCGGGCCGGGTGGTCGGCGAGGTCGACGGGGGCTGGCGGATCATCACCGACCAGCTCAACCACGAGCGGCTCACCCTCGGCCCGTCCGGCAACATCGCCCGGCTCTACGACCGGTTCCTGCACTGGGCGCGGAGCACCCCCGGCGCCGACCACCCCGCGGTGCGCCGCGCGCTCGGCCGGATCCACGCCTACCTGCGCGTCAACGAACTGCTCAACTGGCAGGTCGCCGCGTCGATCGACACCGGGTGGCTGGGCGCCCCGGACGCCTCCGCCAACAAGGTCTACGGATCCGAGCGGCTCCAGGAGGTGCCGCGGATCATCGCCGACACCGTCTCCCGGTTCGGCGACCCCGCCGACGAGTCCACCCGGTCGCTGCTGGAGCGCGCCGACACCGCCGCCAAGGGAGCGCTGGTGATGACCTTCGGCGGCGGCGTCAACGAGGTGCAGCGGGAGCTCATCGCCACGCTCGGCCTCGGCCTGCCCCGGGCCCCGAGGTGACCCGGCCCGCCTCCCGCACCGACCGCTCCCCCGTCCCCGCCGAGGGGCCGGACCCGCAGAAAGGCGCCCGATGACCGAATCCCCGCCCGACGAGCTCACCGCCCTGGCCGAGGCCGCCCGCGCCCGCGGGGAGGTCGACGGCGGCCGGGCCGCCGACCCGGTGAACGCGCCGATGGTCCGGCACTGGCTGCACGCCATGGGCGACGCCAACCCGCGCTACCTCGAGGCCGGCGAGGCACCGCCGGCGATGCTCCAGGTGTGGACCATGCGCGGCCTCGCCCCGGAGCCGCCCGGCACCGGGTCGGCCGTGGACGGGCTGCTGGAGTGGTTCGACGCCAACGGCCACACCGGGGTGGTGGCCACCGACTGCGCCCAGACCTACCACCGCTACCTGCGCTTCGGCGAGGAGCTGCGGTCCACCACCCGGTTCGGCTCGCTGTCCGGGCCCAAGCGCACCGCCATGGGCCGCGGCTACTTCCTCACCTGGCACACCCGCTGGTACTCCGGGGAGGAGCAGGTCGGCGAGATGATGTTCCGAGTGCTCAAGTTCGCCCCGCCGGAGTCGCCGCCGCAGCGCCCGCCGCGGCCCGAGCGGCACCCGCTGCAGCCCGCGCGCAGCGCCGACACCGACTTCTTCTGGGACGGCGCCGCCCGCGGCGAGCTGCGCATCCGCCGGTGCACCGGGTGCGGGGCGCTGCGCCACCCGCCCGGGCCGCTCTGCCCGCGCTGCCGCTCCACCGGGGCCGACCACGTCACCGCCTCCGGGGCGGGCACCGTGTACAGCCACGTGGTGCACCACCACCCGCCGGTGCCCGGCCGCACCGCGCCGTTCGTCGTCGCCGTGGTGGAGCTGCCCGAGGGCGTCCGGGTGACCGGCAACGTCGTCGGCGCCGACCCCGGCGAGGTGTACGTGGGCATGCCGGTGCGGCTGGAGTTCGAGCGGGTCGACGACGGCCTGGTGCTGCCGCAGTGGCGGCCGGGCACCGGGGAGCCGCTGCCCGCCCTGCACCTGCCGCTCACCCGCACCTCCATCACCGCCCAGGCCCTGGCCACCCGGGACTTCCAGAGCGTGCACCACGACCCCGGCGCGGCCCGCGCCCAGGGCGCCGCCGACGTCTTCATGAACATCCTGACCACCCAGGGCCTGGTGCAGCGGTACGCCACCGACTGGGCCGGGCCGGCCGCGCGGGTGCGCCGGATCGCGATCCGGCTCGGTGCGCCCAACCACGCCGGGGACGCCCTGCTGCTCACCGGCACCGCCGAGCGCACCGGCGGCGCCGCCGAGGTCGCCGTGCGCGGCGCCAACTCCCTGGGCGCGCACGTCACCGGAACCGTCACCGTCGAGGAGGAGGGCTGATGGGGCTGTCAGGCGCGGCGTCGATCGCCGGGATCGGCGCCACCGAGTTCTCCAAGGAGTCCGGCCGCACCGAGCTGCGGCTGGCCGCCGAGGCCGTGCTGGACGCGCTGGACGACGCCGGGCTGGCCCCCTCCGAGGTGGACGGCATGGTGACCTTCACCCAGGACGCCAGCTCCGAGACCGCGGTGGCCCGGGAGATCGGTGCCGGGCCGCTCCGCTTCTTCGGCCGGGTCGACTACGGCGGCGGCGCGGCGTGCGCGACCGTCGGCCTGGCCGCGATGGCGGTGGCCACCGGCCAGGCCGACGCGGTGGTCGCCTACCGGGCGTTCAACGAGCGCAGCGGGCGCCGGTTCGGCCGGGCGATGCCCGAGGCGCACCGCGCCCCCACCTCCCAGGGCCTGGAGATGAGCTGGCACGTGCCGTTCGGCCTGGTCACCCCGGCGGCGTGGGTGGCGATGTGCGCCCGCCGCTATATGGCGGCCTCCGGCGCGACCAGCGAGGACTTCGGCCGGGTGGCGGTCGCGGCGCGCCGGCACGCGGCGACCAACCCGGCCGCCTGGTTCCACGGCCGCCCGATCACCCTGGAGGAGCACCAGGCCTCGCGGTGGATCACCGAGCCGCTGCGGCTGCTCGACTGCTGCCAGGAGAGCGACGGCGGGGTGGCGCTGGTGGTGGTCTCCGCCGAGCGGGCCCGCTCGCTGCGCCGCCCGCCCGCGGTGATCGCCGCGGCCGCCCAGGGTTCGGCGCCCGGCCAGCAGACGATGACCTCGTTCTACCCCGACTCGGGCCACCCGGACGGCATGGCCGGCCTGCCCTCGATGGGCGTGGTCGCCGAGGCGCTGTGGCGCCAGTCCGGGCTGGCTCCCCGCGACGTGCAGACCGCCGTGCTCTACGACCACTTCACCCCGTTCGTCCTGATGCAACTGGAGGAGCTGGGGTTCTGCGGCCGCGGCGAGGCCCGGCACTTCGCCGCCGACGGCGGGCTGGAGATCGGCGGGCGGCTGCCGGTCAACACGCACGGCGGCCAGCTCGGCGAGGCCTACATCCACGGCATGAACGGCATCGCCGAGGCGGTCCGGCAGATCCGCGGCACCGCCGCCAACCAGCTGTCCTCCGTGCACAACGTGCTGGTCACCGCGGGAACGGGGGTGCCCACCAGCGGCCTGGTGCTGAGCCGGGACTGAGCGGCACGGTGCGCCGCCGTAGAGTAGAACGGGATTCGGTTCTATGACGGCACGAGCACGAAAGGCCGCGCGCATGCGGGACACCCCACCCGTGGAGGACCTGGGCAACGGCATCTGGAGCATCCCGGTGCCCATCCCCGGCAACCCCCTCGGCTACACCCTCGTCTACGCCCTGGAGACCCCCCGCGGGCCGGTGCTCGTCGACGCCGGATGGCAGCACGAGGACTCCTGGCGGGCGCTCGGCGACGGGCTGCGCGCCATCGGCTCCGCCCCCTCCGAGGTGCACGGCGTCGTCGTCACCCACTTCCACCCCGACCACTCCGGCCTGGCCGGCCGGGTCCGGGAGGCCTCGGGCTGCTGGATCGCCATGCACCACGCCGACATCGACGTGCTGCGCCGCATCGAGGCGCTCGGCGGCCTGCTCCAGGACGAGACCGAGACCGCCCAGCTGCGGCTGGCCGGCGCCCCCGAGGAGGAGGTCGCCGCCTACGCCCGGCTCGACACCCGGATGGACCCGCCCGCCCTGCCCGACACCGCCCTGGCGCACGGCGAACTGATCGACGCCCCCGGCCGCAAGCTCCGCGCGGTGTGGACCCCGGGCCACTCCCCCGGCCACATCTGCCTGCACCTGGAGGACGGCGACCACCTGTTCACCGGCGACCACGTACTGCCCCGGATCACCCCGCACATCGGCCTGTACCCGTTCACCGAGCCCGGCGGCGGGCCCGACGCCCGCGACCCGCTCGGCTCCTTCCTCGACTCCCTCGCCCTCGTCCCCGACATCGGCGCCGCGCACGCGCTGCCCGCGCACGAACGCCGCTTCGACGACCTCGCCGGACGCACCGCCGAGATCATCGCCCACCACGAGGAGCGGCTGGACCTCCTCGCCGGGCTGCTCGGCCCCGCCCCGCGCACCCTCTGGGAGCTCACCGCCGCCCTGCCGTGGAGCCGCGGCTGGGACGGCATGGCCGTCCGGGCCCGCCGGATGGCCGCCTCCGAGACCGCCGCGCACCTGCGCACCCTGGAGCGGCGCGGCCGCGCCGCCCCCTCCCGGGGAGCCGGCGGCGTCCTGCTGTGGCAGCGCCCGTGAGACAAGGCCGCTGAGAAAGGACCTCCGATGACCGTGTCCACCCGCCTGGACGGCCGGACCGCCGCCGTCACCGGGGCCGCCCGGGGCCTCGGCCGCGCACACGCCCTCGCCCTCGCCGCGCACGGCGCCCGACTGGTGCTCAACGACGCCGGCGAGGAGGTGCACGAGGTCGCCGCCGAGATCCGCGCCGCCGGCGGGCAGGCCGCCGCCCTGGTCGGCGACGCCGCCGACACCGCCGCCGCCGAACGGCTGGTGGCCACCGCCGCCGGACTCCACGGCGGACTGGACATCCTGGTCAACAACGCCGGCGTCACCCGGGACCGGATGCTGTTCAACATGGCCGAGGAGGACTGGGACACCGTGCTGCGGGTCCACCTCAAAGGCCACTTCGCCACCTCCCGGGCAGCCGCCGCGCACTGGCGGGCCCGGTCCAAGGCGGCCGGCGCCCCGGTCTACGGCCGGATCGTCAACACCGCCTCCGAGGCGTTCCTCCTCGGCTCCCCCGGCCAGCCCAACTACGCCGCGGCCAAGGGCGGCATCGCCGCGCTCACCACCTCCACCGCCCAAGGGCTGCGGCGGTACGGCGTCACCGCCAACGCGATCTGCCCCCGCGCCCGCACCGGCATGACCGCCGGCGTGTTCGGGCCGCCCCCCGCCGACGGCCCCGACCCGCTCGCCGCAGAGCACGTCTCCCCGCTGGTCTGCTACCTCGCCTCCGCCGCGGCCGCCGGCGTCACCGGACAGGTGTTCGCGGTGCACGGCGGCGTCATCGGGGTGCTGGCCCCGCCCAGCGTCGCCGCCGCGCTGCACGCCCCCGGCGGCACCGGGTGGTCCTCCGCCGACCAGGTCGCCCGGGCCTTCGACGGCGTCGGGCTCCCGCCGCGCGGGTTCACCGCCCCCGACGTCGCCGACCTGCGCTGAGCGGCCTAGGATCCACTACCGGAACCCCGCACTAAACTGCCGAGTAACTTCCGGTCGCTCCACCGCTCGCCGATGGGTCAGACATATGCCGAACACCCCGCCGTCCTCCGCCCCGCCGCCGATGCGCGTCGCGCTGCTCTCCTACCGCAGCAAGCCCCACTGCGGCGGGCAAGGCGTCTACATCCGGCACCTCTCCCGGGAGCTCGCCGCGCTGGGGCACCGCGTCACCGTCTTCTCCGGCCAGCCCTACCCCGACCTCGACCCCGGCGTCATCCTGGAGAAGGTCCCCAGCCTCGACCTGTACAACGACGCCGACCCGTTCAAGGCCCCGCCGCTGCGCGAGTGGCGCGACTGGATCGACGCGCTCGAAGTCGGCACCATGTGGACCGCGGGCTTCCCCGAACCCCTCACCTTCTCCCTGCGCGCCCTGCGTGAACTGCGCCGCCGCGCCGGCGAGTTCGACGTGGTGCACGACAACCAGACCCTCGGCTACGGCCAGCTCGGCCTGAAGAACGCCGGCCTGCCCCTGGTCACCACCATCCACCACCCGATCACCGTGGACCGCCGCATCGAACTGGCCGACGCCCAGGGCTGGCAGCGGCTCTCCAAGCGCCGCTGGTACGGCTTCGTCACCATGCAGGG from Nocardiopsis composta encodes:
- a CDS encoding lipid-transfer protein — protein: MGLSGAASIAGIGATEFSKESGRTELRLAAEAVLDALDDAGLAPSEVDGMVTFTQDASSETAVAREIGAGPLRFFGRVDYGGGAACATVGLAAMAVATGQADAVVAYRAFNERSGRRFGRAMPEAHRAPTSQGLEMSWHVPFGLVTPAAWVAMCARRYMAASGATSEDFGRVAVAARRHAATNPAAWFHGRPITLEEHQASRWITEPLRLLDCCQESDGGVALVVVSAERARSLRRPPAVIAAAAQGSAPGQQTMTSFYPDSGHPDGMAGLPSMGVVAEALWRQSGLAPRDVQTAVLYDHFTPFVLMQLEELGFCGRGEARHFAADGGLEIGGRLPVNTHGGQLGEAYIHGMNGIAEAVRQIRGTAANQLSSVHNVLVTAGTGVPTSGLVLSRD
- a CDS encoding AMP-binding protein, with product MTRPHTLTSLLAARARDDRPALYFEDSTWTWPEFTESCERYATALRSHPQSTAPRSRPARQGRPHVGVLLDNTPEMLFLLGGAALSGSVLVALNTTRSTAELARDATATDCNLLLAGAATESAAAELTRATGLPLHDAAAFADRAPAGPPDPADTPTDPAALVMLVFTSGTSGRPRAVRFSHRKITLPGAAVAADLGLGPEDTVYCPMPLFHSGAVLAAVAPALASGAAIALRRRFSASALLGDVRRYGCTYLHYVGKALSYAAATEPHPDDADNPLRVAFGNEAPPEARRRFAERFGCRVVDAYGSSENAIAIRPSPGGPPGALGRLPPDVAILDPATGAPCPPGAVGELVNTAGTGLFEGYYGDPPDGSERVRGGRFHSGDLAYQDAGGWVFFAGREPDRLRVDGENLAAGPIEELLRGHPPIADAAVYPVPDPQAGDRVMAALVPAEGARFDPADFAAFLAGRTDLGAKWAPHYLRIVPELPITASHKVLKRRLSDEGTDCADPVWERRGDRYLLRSRMDFGFDEEQEELRALVRRVLDGEGAGAWAAMARTGLLEAAAQGAVRTAIVLRETAARAAPVPALASLGLGALPVAMLGTAEQRAALAPVFAGEHLLTAGFTGPAPVAAHPDGDGFRLHGVRAPVPDAGAARTLLVPAGIDGGGTGVFLVPGDAAGLTAAGERVGLDGVAVPASALLGRDATGEAARTLRHCALAALAATASGALAAALELTTEHVRTRRQFGRALAELQAVTMKVGDVYVAGRALDAALWGGAWRLERGADPTETASVLESAALLATEQALDALYTAQHLHGGLGVDASYPLHRHFSTAQWVSRALGGPEPRLDALGALAAQDRPVHTLA
- a CDS encoding steroid 3-ketoacyl-CoA thiolase is translated as MSEPVVVEAVRTPIARRRGALAGVKPVELLGRVQRAVLDRAGIDPAEVAQVFAGCVTQGGEQGNHIGRHAWLYAGLPWRTGATTLDAQCGSGQQAVHLAAAMIASGAVDTVLACGVEVMSRVPLGRSVHPDDPRPPDWEVDLPDQFTAAERIAARRGLGRADLDAWGVRSQRLAARAWAQGRFDREVVALPELARDEGLRETTAEGLAGLRPVAAGGLHTAGTSSQISDGAAAVLLMSRARAAGLGVRPRARLRAQALVGAEPHYHLDGPIEATRKVLESAGMALGDLDLVEINEAFAAVVLSWATELRPDLDRVNVNGGAIALGHPVGASGARLVATALHELERGGGETALVTMCAGGALATGAILERLDG
- a CDS encoding MBL fold metallo-hydrolase, with the translated sequence MRDTPPVEDLGNGIWSIPVPIPGNPLGYTLVYALETPRGPVLVDAGWQHEDSWRALGDGLRAIGSAPSEVHGVVVTHFHPDHSGLAGRVREASGCWIAMHHADIDVLRRIEALGGLLQDETETAQLRLAGAPEEEVAAYARLDTRMDPPALPDTALAHGELIDAPGRKLRAVWTPGHSPGHICLHLEDGDHLFTGDHVLPRITPHIGLYPFTEPGGGPDARDPLGSFLDSLALVPDIGAAHALPAHERRFDDLAGRTAEIIAHHEERLDLLAGLLGPAPRTLWELTAALPWSRGWDGMAVRARRMAASETAAHLRTLERRGRAAPSRGAGGVLLWQRP
- a CDS encoding OB-fold domain-containing protein: MTESPPDELTALAEAARARGEVDGGRAADPVNAPMVRHWLHAMGDANPRYLEAGEAPPAMLQVWTMRGLAPEPPGTGSAVDGLLEWFDANGHTGVVATDCAQTYHRYLRFGEELRSTTRFGSLSGPKRTAMGRGYFLTWHTRWYSGEEQVGEMMFRVLKFAPPESPPQRPPRPERHPLQPARSADTDFFWDGAARGELRIRRCTGCGALRHPPGPLCPRCRSTGADHVTASGAGTVYSHVVHHHPPVPGRTAPFVVAVVELPEGVRVTGNVVGADPGEVYVGMPVRLEFERVDDGLVLPQWRPGTGEPLPALHLPLTRTSITAQALATRDFQSVHHDPGAARAQGAADVFMNILTTQGLVQRYATDWAGPAARVRRIAIRLGAPNHAGDALLLTGTAERTGGAAEVAVRGANSLGAHVTGTVTVEEEG
- a CDS encoding acyl-CoA dehydrogenase family protein; its protein translation is MFIDLTDAQRKLRDELRAYFSTVMTDAERRDAADPGVYRRVVRRMGRDGMLGLGWPAEYGGRGLGAVEQQVFVNEVTRAEVPFPLVTLQTVGPALQRHGSEELKREFLPGILAGEVHFAIGYSEPEAGTDLAALRTSAVPDGHGGFTVNGQKIYTSGAHFADHVWLAARTSPDAPRHKGISLLIADTCDPGFSWTPIITADGQHHTNATYYSDVRVPPGRVVGEVDGGWRIITDQLNHERLTLGPSGNIARLYDRFLHWARSTPGADHPAVRRALGRIHAYLRVNELLNWQVAASIDTGWLGAPDASANKVYGSERLQEVPRIIADTVSRFGDPADESTRSLLERADTAAKGALVMTFGGGVNEVQRELIATLGLGLPRAPR
- a CDS encoding TetR family transcriptional regulator is translated as MRSRSQNQRRKRIVQTAAALALRGGVEAMQMRTVAERAGVALGTLYRYFPSKMDLVVAVVTEELDLLEASIGRRPPADEGAAGRTVDVLMRATRGLMREPELADALVRSLIMAEVKTELGQRITDLLWRVAFGGAEPEGAEPDREGTEYILVGSLASVWIFELLEILKGHRDVEQVQHRLTVAADRLFAGS